CTCCAGGAAGAAATCCAAGTTTTTCACCGGCCTCAACCGCCGGTCTGGCAAGGATAATTCTGCTTACTTCCTTTCTCACAAGGGCGAGAACCGCCGCAGCCATGGCCAGGTAGGTCTTACCGGTTCCTGCAGGCCCTACACCAAAAACGATATCGTCTTCCCGTATCTTCTTGAGGTAAAACCTTTGATTGACACTCCTCGGCACGATCGATTTACGGGGAGAAATAATGATCGTCTGGGACATTAGCTCCGATAGTTCAGGTTTTTCACCATCCGCAACCTGCCCGAACAATCCCTCAAGCTCCTCGCGTGTAATCCTGGCCCCCCGATCAACGGTGCTCAGAATATCGCGGATTACCCTTTCCACCTCATCAACTTTTTCAGCCGGCCCTTCCAGAAAGACCTTCTCCCCACGGATGCCGACGCGAACCCCGGTGAGACTTTCGATGGTTTTCAGGTTGCTGTCCAGGTCCCCGGTCAGCACACGGGCCTGATGTTCATTATCCAGTTTAAGAGCCCTTTTCACCAGTAAACCTCTAAGTCATCAATCTTCCGGCGACTCGATAAC
This portion of the bacterium BMS3Abin14 genome encodes:
- the ybeZ_2 gene encoding phoH-like protein; this encodes MKRALKLDNEHQARVLTGDLDSNLKTIESLTGVRVGIRGEKVFLEGPAEKVDEVERVIRDILSTVDRGARITREELEGLFGQVADGEKPELSELMSQTIIISPRKSIVPRSVNQRFYLKKIREDDIVFGVGPAGTGKTYLAMAAAVLALVRKEVSRIILARPAVEAGEKLGFLPGDIYEKVNPYLRPLYDALFEMLSSEKALKLIDRGVIEIAPLAFMRGRTLNDSFVILDEAQNSTTEQMKMFLTRLGFDSKAVITGDITQIDLPVRSSSGLVEVLEILQGIEGISFVNFDEGDVVRHPLVQQVIRAYEKRGL